Proteins encoded within one genomic window of Prauserella marina:
- a CDS encoding type II toxin-antitoxin system Phd/YefM family antitoxin, with protein MKVITQREFRNNSAAVMDAVEAGEIYHVTRNGVEVAELRPVPRRRRLTAEELVQRHRGLPKVEAAQMRQEADEFFGTEDRVDPDDAWERDRG; from the coding sequence ATGAAGGTAATTACCCAGCGCGAGTTTCGTAACAACTCCGCTGCCGTCATGGATGCTGTCGAGGCCGGCGAGATCTACCACGTCACTCGCAACGGCGTCGAGGTGGCAGAGCTGCGGCCGGTACCTCGAAGGCGGCGCCTGACCGCAGAGGAGTTGGTCCAAAGGCATCGAGGGCTACCGAAGGTCGAGGCGGCCCAGATGCGGCAAGAGGCTGACGAGTTCTTCGGTACCGAAGATCGTGTTGATCCTGACGACGCGTGGGAGCGCGACCGTGGCTGA
- a CDS encoding winged helix-turn-helix domain-containing protein — protein sequence MLPILGYTVDGNVHSWRLIRDHCAEQFGATDEELADRLDSGGGRFDSRVQWAITHLVQAGLLDRPRRSHVRLTQRAATFSPTTRRESTCSCSPSSSSIRTSVPGRWATRSERTVKLARRPAPRSPRVNTHWKQSPERQGRTTRHSPTNCSDEFSRRNPPFWSGLS from the coding sequence ATGCTGCCCATTCTGGGATACACCGTCGATGGAAACGTACATTCGTGGCGACTGATCCGAGACCACTGCGCGGAGCAGTTCGGGGCGACCGACGAAGAATTGGCCGATCGGCTGGACAGTGGCGGCGGCCGGTTCGACAGCAGAGTCCAATGGGCCATCACGCACTTGGTCCAGGCCGGCCTTCTCGACCGGCCACGACGCTCTCACGTCCGGCTCACCCAGCGGGCCGCGACGTTCTCGCCGACAACCCGAAGAGAGTCGACATGCAGTTGCTCTCCCAGTTCATCGAGTATCAGGACTTCCGTACCAGGACGATGGGCGACAAGGTCGGAAAGAACGGTGAAGCTGGCACGTCGGCCGGCCCCGCGGAGTCCACGGGTGAACACCCACTGGAAGCAATCGCCGGAGCGGCAAGGGCGAACAACGCGGCACTCGCCGACGAACTGCTCCGACGAATTCTCGCGGAGGAACCCGCCTTTCTGGAGCGGCTTGTCCTGA
- a CDS encoding MBL fold metallo-hydrolase — MNVVDEYTGHVEPGGDATRRTLDALTISKLSVGPMDNNAYLLVCRATNEALLIDAASDSERISDLIGHGPDRPALRTVVTTHQHPDHWQALGAVAGANGSYTAAHPADADPLPVPPDHLVEHGDTLSVGDCTLEVIHLRGHTPGSIALLYRDKERPHLFTGDSLFPGGVGKTNSAEDFTSLLDDVEQRVFAQLPDETWFYPGHGDDSTLGEQRPHLAEWRERGW, encoded by the coding sequence GTGAACGTCGTTGATGAGTACACCGGGCACGTCGAACCGGGAGGGGACGCCACGCGGCGCACCCTCGACGCGCTGACCATCTCCAAGTTGTCCGTCGGTCCCATGGACAACAACGCCTATCTGCTGGTGTGCAGGGCGACCAACGAGGCGTTGCTGATCGACGCGGCCAGCGACTCGGAACGCATCTCCGATCTCATCGGGCACGGTCCCGACCGGCCGGCGCTGCGCACGGTCGTGACGACGCATCAGCATCCCGACCACTGGCAGGCGCTCGGCGCGGTCGCCGGGGCGAACGGTTCCTACACCGCGGCACACCCCGCCGACGCCGACCCGTTGCCGGTTCCTCCCGACCATCTCGTCGAGCACGGCGACACCCTCAGCGTCGGTGACTGCACGCTGGAGGTCATCCATCTGCGCGGGCACACCCCTGGTTCGATCGCGTTGCTGTACCGGGACAAGGAACGGCCACACCTGTTCACCGGCGACTCGCTGTTCCCCGGCGGGGTAGGCAAGACGAACTCGGCCGAGGACTTCACGTCCCTGCTCGACGACGTCGAACAACGCGTCTTCGCCCAGCTACCCGACGAGACGTGGTTCTACCCCGGACACGGAGACGACTCGACACTCGGCGAACAACGGCCACACCTGGCCGAATGGCGCGAACGAGGCTGGTGA
- a CDS encoding acyltransferase: MTATPAPATATSSRKMSWDVIRVVAIFFVIAGHVTGLASRIPGIEGYPFSLAIPFGTVTLLVLSGYFIGPTIRKGDAGRWLRARLSRLLPAYLVAVLLTYCVTRYAVVTFNGWWHQPGVLGMLFGDPVRPSVPTVEFPWHVPDLNDLLLNVLLLHEWNPDLVHRIDGSYWTLPVQVIAFVCAALLWRSKLRHRVRPHTVLWAVTAISAASPLLSLFMSSVPTATGTFYGHLFAAGMAIWLWQHDRLPSLQLVMLLSAAVGLHALRASAPEVASVIGLAVMLVLMCLAAKGPDWDVPVVRLLRRPISWLAGISFGLYLVHQQLGYVLARWLSEAGFGPWWLRLTVIVTAVVVAAWLLTVLVERPAYRVLTRPRTRGTNSAVAVPTRANAEPAVSVGGAT; the protein is encoded by the coding sequence TTGACCGCGACGCCAGCCCCTGCCACCGCGACCTCGTCGCGAAAGATGAGCTGGGATGTCATCAGGGTCGTCGCGATCTTCTTCGTCATCGCGGGGCACGTGACCGGCCTGGCGAGCAGAATTCCCGGCATCGAAGGATACCCGTTCTCGCTGGCGATCCCGTTCGGGACCGTGACACTGCTCGTGCTTTCCGGCTATTTCATCGGTCCGACGATCCGCAAGGGCGACGCGGGCCGCTGGCTCAGGGCACGGCTGTCGAGGTTGCTGCCCGCCTACCTGGTCGCGGTACTGCTGACCTACTGCGTCACCCGCTACGCCGTGGTGACCTTCAACGGCTGGTGGCACCAGCCGGGGGTGCTCGGCATGCTGTTCGGCGATCCGGTCCGCCCCTCTGTGCCGACGGTGGAGTTCCCGTGGCACGTACCGGACCTCAACGACCTGTTGCTGAACGTGCTGTTGCTGCACGAGTGGAATCCCGACCTCGTCCACCGGATCGACGGCTCCTACTGGACATTGCCGGTGCAGGTGATCGCCTTCGTGTGCGCGGCGCTGTTGTGGCGGAGCAAACTGCGGCACCGGGTGCGCCCGCACACCGTGCTGTGGGCCGTCACCGCGATCTCGGCTGCCTCCCCGCTGCTGAGCCTGTTCATGAGCAGCGTGCCGACGGCGACGGGAACGTTCTACGGCCATCTGTTCGCCGCCGGCATGGCGATCTGGCTGTGGCAGCACGACCGGCTGCCTTCGCTCCAGCTCGTGATGCTGTTGTCGGCCGCGGTCGGCCTGCACGCGCTGAGAGCGAGCGCGCCGGAGGTGGCCTCCGTGATCGGTCTCGCCGTCATGCTCGTGCTCATGTGCCTCGCCGCGAAGGGGCCCGACTGGGACGTACCGGTCGTGCGCCTGCTGCGAAGGCCCATCTCCTGGCTCGCCGGGATCAGCTTCGGTCTGTACCTGGTCCACCAGCAGCTCGGCTACGTACTCGCGAGGTGGCTCTCGGAGGCCGGTTTCGGTCCGTGGTGGTTACGCTTGACGGTGATTGTCACCGCCGTGGTCGTCGCCGCCTGGCTGCTGACAGTCCTCGTCGAACGACCGGCGTACCGTGTGCTGACCAGGCCGCGCACTCGCGGGACCAACTCCGCGGTCGCCGTCCCGACCAGGGCGAACGCGGAGCCGGCGGTTTCTGTCGGTGGTGCGACCTAG
- a CDS encoding type II toxin-antitoxin system VapC family toxin, with amino-acid sequence MAERHEAGVLDTCTYIDLGLLDSSALPKIPELTAVTMAELHQGVAMAKDAEVRAARTEKLGAAIVDFAPLPFDGDAAARYGTLVALVLAANRDPRPRRMDLMIAAIASSRALPLYTRNEADFTGLGNMVEVVGI; translated from the coding sequence GTGGCTGAGCGTCACGAGGCGGGTGTGCTCGACACCTGTACCTACATTGATCTTGGTCTGCTCGACTCCTCGGCACTGCCGAAGATTCCGGAGCTCACCGCTGTCACCATGGCTGAACTCCATCAGGGGGTGGCGATGGCGAAGGACGCCGAGGTTCGCGCGGCGCGCACGGAGAAGCTCGGTGCCGCGATCGTGGACTTCGCCCCGCTTCCGTTCGACGGTGATGCCGCTGCCCGGTATGGAACGTTGGTCGCGCTGGTCCTCGCGGCGAACCGGGACCCCCGGCCTCGGCGAATGGATCTGATGATCGCTGCCATCGCGTCGTCGCGAGCGTTGCCCTTGTATACGCGGAACGAAGCCGACTTCACAGGATTGGGCAATATGGTCGAGGTCGTCGGTATCTGA
- a CDS encoding DUF4365 domain-containing protein, whose translation MPDARRAGRAAVNALRTLLERHNHIVQEVDGQNDFGEDLHVTFTENGEVAGDLVKIQVKGGRSWRRADGYAVPVGDHGDTWANGNIPVLCVVHDPDTGGLYWVNATKELRSARRDGEVLKTITISPNEQLADNSIVDFVAEVRHYLSLYRGNRVIQAQLGETAGVEFGPSDIVQHHVNVYGEDLIFWQRRGEGFATLLHSDLDWYPQHFGPEHFHPGGRPGLLPRAPGVAQTILNTAEAHWLEACIDAAQWAREPAAGEPPLHTNIDARDNYVARRIEHRLWIEPDALTRAIQKVRTDTTADHELITTLRELESDAEADAEALSTPWREMSEKARRLVTFYLVKEVRVGSPSLPIDEQFRIVWRCPRPTAEYGFGARIGQPSTRRLVNRELVLAFQLRPGDRIFWLSRYGNERGRTVSAVWDSEDTPGAVCVLFDQLMLGDTFWPEERFVRKVSAKTR comes from the coding sequence GTGCCTGACGCTCGGAGGGCCGGCCGCGCGGCGGTCAACGCGCTGCGGACGCTTCTGGAGCGACACAATCACATCGTTCAGGAAGTGGACGGTCAGAACGACTTCGGTGAGGATCTGCACGTCACGTTCACCGAGAACGGCGAGGTCGCCGGAGATCTGGTCAAGATCCAGGTCAAAGGCGGTCGTTCGTGGCGCAGGGCCGACGGTTACGCCGTGCCGGTCGGAGACCACGGCGACACCTGGGCGAACGGCAACATTCCGGTGCTCTGCGTCGTGCACGATCCGGATACCGGCGGTCTCTACTGGGTCAATGCCACCAAGGAACTGCGGTCGGCACGGCGCGACGGCGAAGTGCTCAAGACGATCACCATTAGCCCGAACGAGCAGTTGGCCGACAATTCCATTGTGGACTTCGTCGCCGAGGTCAGGCACTATCTGAGCCTCTACCGGGGCAACCGGGTGATCCAGGCCCAGCTGGGCGAGACGGCAGGCGTCGAGTTCGGTCCATCGGACATCGTGCAGCACCACGTGAACGTGTACGGCGAGGATCTGATCTTCTGGCAGCGCAGAGGTGAGGGCTTCGCGACGCTGCTCCACAGCGACCTTGACTGGTATCCGCAGCACTTCGGCCCTGAGCATTTCCATCCCGGCGGTCGACCAGGCTTGCTGCCTCGCGCGCCCGGAGTGGCGCAAACGATTCTGAACACGGCTGAGGCGCATTGGCTGGAGGCCTGTATCGACGCGGCTCAATGGGCTCGCGAACCCGCCGCTGGGGAGCCGCCGCTGCACACCAACATCGACGCGCGTGACAACTATGTCGCCAGACGAATCGAACACCGTCTTTGGATCGAACCCGATGCCCTGACCCGGGCGATCCAGAAAGTCCGCACCGACACCACGGCCGATCACGAGCTGATCACTACTCTCAGAGAGTTGGAGTCGGATGCCGAGGCCGACGCCGAAGCGCTCTCAACACCGTGGCGCGAGATGTCGGAAAAGGCACGCCGACTCGTCACGTTCTACCTGGTCAAGGAAGTACGCGTGGGTTCGCCTTCGCTGCCGATCGACGAGCAGTTCCGGATCGTTTGGCGATGCCCCCGGCCGACTGCGGAATACGGTTTTGGCGCGCGGATAGGACAACCGAGTACCCGCAGGTTGGTGAACCGGGAGTTGGTGTTGGCCTTCCAACTCAGGCCGGGCGATAGAATCTTTTGGCTGAGCCGGTACGGCAACGAGCGCGGCCGGACCGTGTCGGCCGTCTGGGATTCCGAGGACACCCCCGGAGCCGTATGCGTTCTTTTCGATCAGCTGATGCTGGGAGACACCTTCTGGCCAGAGGAGCGGTTCGTGCGGAAGGTGTCCGCCAAGACGCGCTGA